CCTTGGACGAGATCTTCGAAACGATCCCTAGACGTTATCTTCAAAACATCCTCTAGACATAATCCCCAAAACGAGCCCTAGACGCGATCTTCAAAACGAGCCCCAAAACGAGCCGAGCCCCGTTGTGATCTTCCAAACGAGCCCAAGTTGTGATCTTCAAAAAGAGCCCTGAACTTGATCTTCAAAACGAGCCCTAGACGATCTGAACTTCAAAAATGGCTGGCAACCAAGCAGAGGCAGCCCGAAAAATGCGGCGCCTTCTGCCATCGATCGCTTCCTTCACTGCCATTCAAAGGACACTACCGTTTCCGGCTGGGGGGATCGCGGGTCACACTTGGGGAACGGGTCCAGAATAATCACCTTGCGAACGTCACACCCGGTGCCAGCTCGATGTTGGCGGCGCGGGCCGCCCGGTTCAGGGCGGTGATGCCCTTGACGGCGAAACAGGTGCCCATCTCGTCGCTATCCAGACAGGTGCCAAAGTACTTGGCCATCATGCTGAACGCTCcgccggcgctggcgctggcactCTGgtctgccggggccggggctgcgacggccacggccaccaggGCGGCGATTGCGATAAACACTTTCATGCTGACTGCGTTCTTTTGTCGTTGTTCACTAGCGCCAAagctttcgtttgtttcgtttcgtttttggcttttccgggttt
The DNA window shown above is from Anopheles cruzii unplaced genomic scaffold, idAnoCruzAS_RS32_06 scaffold00826_ctg1, whole genome shotgun sequence and carries:
- the LOC128276269 gene encoding uncharacterized protein LOC128276269; its protein translation is MKVFIAIAALVAVAVAAPAPADQSASASAGGAFSMMAKYFGTCLDSDEMGTCFAVKGITALNRAARAANIELAPGVTFARDPSVPAERTGKAISENEIINTLPADSEQKTDAL